The genomic window GATGCACACCGACACCGAGCAGATTCCGCATCTGCTCCTCGGTGACTTTCTCACCAGCAGCGATGCCGAGGGCGGGGAGACCCGATCCGAGCCAGCGTCCGGGGGCTTCGCCACGCTCAGAGTAGTAGTCGGCCAGCGACGTTCGGCCTCGGCTGGGGTCGTCGTGGGCAGCGACCCTGCGTAGGTAATACAGGTAACCAGTCCCTGCCACGATTTTATGGATCGTCGCAGTCACGCCACCATTAAGCATCGGTGAATGGCAGAAGGAAAGGAGATTTTGGGATGCTGTGAACGTCTGAAAAGTAAAACACGCTGGTCGTTATTGGAAAGTTATCCTCGATGCAAGAGGTCTGTGAAAAGGAGGGCGAGAGGAGAGGGGGTGACTGATGGATGGCGAAGCGTTGGGTTGTGGAGATGCGATGAGAGTGCGGTGGCTGGAAAGCGTGGGTGGAAGGTGGATTCGGGGGTGATGGCGATGGCGAGAGACCGGGACCGTGCTGCGCGGTCCCGGTCCGGCCAATATCGGGATCGGTCAGACGCTGGGAGCGGGGATCGACATCCAGCCCACCGACGCGCAGGCGTAGTAGCGGTCATTGAGGGCGACGACGTCGCCGACCGACAGCGAGCGCAGTCGCTTCGCCGTCCAGGCGTCGGCGTGGTGCTGATCGTCGGGATGGACGGGATGGTCGTTGAACGCGGCGAAGACTCGTTCGAGTAGAAGCTGATCTGATCCGGTGGTCGCGGCGGGGAGGGTGTAGTGGTAGGCAAGGGCCAGTCGCGCGCCCGGGAGGTAGCCGGAGAGCAGGGCGTCGGAGTCCTGGTTGAGCAAGACGGTGACGGTCAGCGTGGGTCCGGGTGTCAGCCATCGCTGGAGGGCGCGAAGAACCTGGCGGGCGTGAGGCATCGGGGGACGGTGCATGCGGGGCCTCCTGGCGAGATCAGGGTGGGGGCCGGTCCGCCGCGGGAGCGAGTCGCCGCGGCGGACCGAAGTTGGATGGTGAAGCGGGTGGGTCAGGCTGCGCTGGTGGCGCGTTCGCGCGCGGTGACGACGCCGAGGTCGATGCGGCACTGGGTGCAGTAGTTGTCGGCGTGCACGATGCCGGGACGGGCGCAGGCGTCGCAGCGGCCGATCCGCTGCCCGGCCCCGAGCGCGGCGGGCCGCCGACGACGGGAGGCAGCGCGCCGCGGTGCGAGTCGATCAGCGGCGGGCTTGTCGAGATGCATCGCCATCCAGCGGGTGACGATGCGCCAGGTCGGTCCGGTGTTCGCGGCGGCGGCGCGCACGCGGTCGAGGAGCGCGCGCACCTGCTGGGGCTGGGCGGCGGCGATGTAGGCACAGCGGGACTCGACGAACTCCTGCATCCCCCACGGTGTGGGCAGGGGCGGGATGCCGGGGTGGCCGTCGGCGCGGCAGACATCGCAGAGGCCGTCGTCGCTGACGCGTCGACCATCGCGGATGTGGATGGCGCGTCGGTCGGTGTCGGGCCGGTCGATCCAGCAGCTGACGCACGGCCACCCGAGGTAAGGGGTCATGGCCGCGAGGTCGTAGTCCAAACCCGAACCCTGCCAAGTGCGTTCGGGAAGGTCGAGGTCGGTGTAGGGCAGGAACTGGTCGTAGTCGCTGGGAGTCGGGAGCCCGGTCCGCGCGGCCGCGAACCGTGTCTGGTCCGTGGGAGTGATCTTCGGCGGAAAGTTGGTCCAGCCGCGGGGGCGCCGCGGACGGCGATGGTCGTCGAAGTCCGAGGGGTCGGTGTGGTGCTCGCGCAGGAACGCGCGGCTGGCGTCCTCGACGGCGGGGTGGCGACCGTGTCGGGCCTTGCCGTCGGGGAACCGCCGCTTCGGTGACTTCTGATCGAGCAAGTCACGGTCGCGTTCGGTGAAGTTCTCGGCGACGTGGAGGAAGTAGCTGCGGTCCCACAGCTCGGCTTGCACGTGTGCCCACAGCAGATGGACGGGCTTGCGCGGATCCGGCACGGGCACAGTGCGATCGGGGGCGAGTTCGGTTTCGATCGCGAAGAGCCGGTCGGCGGCGTAGGCGGCGAACTCAGCATCGCTGGACTGGCGGCGCTGGGCGGTGCGTCGGTCGCGGTTGCGGTGTCGCAGGTTCACCGCCCCGGAAACAGGTCGTCGTGAGCGGCGGTAGGCGATGGCCTCGGGAGTGAGTCGCGCGGCGTCGGTCTCAGGCGAGGGGGTCGCGGTGAGCCGGTCACGGTTGCGGCGTTCGCGGATCGAGCGGCGAACCCACTCGGCCGCGTCGATACGCACCTCGGTGGCATCAGGCATCGCGGGACGGTGCAGCCCGGGGTCGGAGTCGGCGGTGAGATCGGTGACCATGCCGCGCAGTTCGGGTCGGCTCTTGGCCATCCACCCGAGCTGGCGGGCAGCGACCTTGTAGGGATTACGAGTCAGGATGTCGGCGGCCCGATCGAGAAACTCGCGCTCCCGCGGGGAGGCCAGCGCGAGCACGGCGCGGAACCGTTCACGCGCCCGGTCGGGGTCGACTTCGAGCAGGCACTCGATTTCGCCGAGCGCGTCAGCGAACGGTGAAGCAGTCGGAACAGCTTCGATCTCAACAACGTCCGAAGTGGTTGTCGTAGCAGTCATCACCGGGTCCTGTCGTGTCGTAGAAACGAGCCAGCCCCGCGCCGGGGTGCTCGCGCGCAACGGCACGAACCCCGGCACCGGGGCTGGGCGGCTGGTCGGCTGACCCGCCTGAGTGCGGTCGACCGGGGTGGGGTCCCGACGCGGCGGGAGGGAACGCGCCGAGGCGGGCGGCATCGAATTTCCGGCGCTCACGGCACGCATCGGCGCGTGTGGCTGGGGCGTCGCGCAGGGGAAATTCGGTGGCGTCCGGGCGCGGGCCCGGAGCCGTGGCGGGGCCGCGCGCTGGTAGCACTCGAGAGGGGCGGGGCAGTCGACCAGACGGTCAGCCCTCACCCACCGCTGACCACACGCCTCAGGTCAGAACTCGGGGTCGTCGCCAGTACCCCAGCCGCTTCCCCCGGCCCACGGGTCCTGGCTTGCGCCGACTGCGGCACCGACCAGTTGTGCGGAACCCTCGGTCTCGGTCGCTGGTTTTGCCGAGCGCGCTGGGGACTTCGTCGTGCGGTGGACTTTGGCGGTTGCGTAGCGCAGCGAGGGCCCGATTTCGTCGACGTCGAGTTCCACGGTGCTGCGTTTCTGACCGTCGTCGGTGGTCCAGTTGCGCTGCTTGAGCCGCCCGGACACGATTACCCGCGCGCCGCGGGTCAACGATTCAGCCAGGTTCTCTGCGGCCTCTCGCCACACCGAGCAGCGCAGGAACAGCGCCTCGCCGTCCTTCCAATCGTTGATTGTGCGGTCGAAAACCCTTGGCGTGGAAGCCACCGTGAAATTGGTGACCGCAACACCATTCGGGGTATACCGCAGCTCTGGATCACCTGTCAGGTTTCCGATCACGGTGATCGTCGTATCTCCAGCCATGGTCATACTCCTTCGAGAGTTGTTGGCGAGTACAGGAATCGGTTGCACATCATCGGGTCGTCGGTGCCGTGAGATGGCGCTCACCAGCGGGGGTCGCGTGGATGTCTGTGGGTCACCTGTGGATTGGACCGAGGTCGATGCCCAGTTCGGCGGCGATACCGAGCCCGTGGTCGGCAAGTCGCCGAAGCTCTTGCGGGCGCATTCCGCTGCGCAGGGCGGTGTCGAGCAGGATGGCCATCGAGTGCGAGGGGTCCGTCTCCAGCGCCGCGTCCAGGGCGATCCCTGCCAGGGGGCCATCGCCGCGGACGTAGGCGCTGTA from Nocardia bhagyanarayanae includes these protein-coding regions:
- a CDS encoding single-stranded DNA-binding protein, which codes for MAGDTTITVIGNLTGDPELRYTPNGVAVTNFTVASTPRVFDRTINDWKDGEALFLRCSVWREAAENLAESLTRGARVIVSGRLKQRNWTTDDGQKRSTVELDVDEIGPSLRYATAKVHRTTKSPARSAKPATETEGSAQLVGAAVGASQDPWAGGSGWGTGDDPEF